A stretch of DNA from Spirochaetaceae bacterium:
CGTAGAAGGACGCCAGCCCGGCCTTGCGGCAGACGCAATGCATAACCGTCGTGTCCGAATATCCCATGAACACCTTGGGGTTTTCCCGTATCACGTTCAGATCGAGATACGGCAGAAGACGGATCGAATCGTCGCCGCCGATCGTGGCGATGACGCCGTCGACGCCCGGGTCGGCAAATGCCGCCATCAGGTCATCCGCACGCGCTCGCGGGTTGCGGTCAAGCCAGTCGGCATCGCGCAGGGCGTGTGCGGTCTCCGTCACGGCGACCCCGAACTCCTCCTCGAACTGGCGCTTGCCGGCGGCGTAGCGGTGCGGGAACGCTCCCGGTCCGCCCCAGGACAGAGACACGGCTGCGACGCGGCCGCCCCGCCTCAATCGTTTGGGTTTGATCGTTTGCACGGCTGGAATGTACCAGGGGAGCATGATCCACGACGAGCCGACTCGGCAGCCGAGTGGCGTCCGCACTACGGTGGGAGGTGGTGGTAGCGGCGGCGCAGCGGTCCCGGTAAGCTGTGGCCGTGTCCGATACGCAACGCACCCCAATGACGATTCTTGCCTGCTTTCCCCACGCCGACGACGAGATGAGCGTGCTCGGTACCATCCTCAACCACCTGGCGCGCGGCGACCGGGTGGTGCTCGCCTGGGCCACGCGCGGCGAAATGACCTCGCTGTTCGGCGACAAGCCGATGGACGAGATCGTCGTCGAGCGCAAGCGCCACACCGACGAGGTGGCGCGCATCATCGGCTGCGAGATCCGCCAGCTCGCGTTCCCGGACGCCCACATCGGGCGCTCCCACGAGGAGGGACTGGAGCTGGCCCGGCTGGTGGCCGACGTGCGGCCCGACGCCATCGTGACCTGGAACTTCCTGCGCGGCCACCCCGACCACCGCAACCTGGGCCAGCTCATGCAGGATGCGGTGACCTACGCCCGGCTGCCGCGCATGGTGGCCCCGCTGCCGGCGCACCGCCCCCAGCAGTTGGCCTTTTTCACCTACTTCGACGACGCCAGCCCGTTTCCCCCGTTCTACGTCGACATCACCCCGCACATGGACAAGATCCAGGAGGTGATGGAGCTATACGCCACGGTCTACAACTGGGAGAACGCCGCGGACAACCTGCGCAAGCGGCGCGCCGCGGTGGGCCGGGAGTGCGGCGTCGAGTACGCCGAGAAGTTCAACGTGATGGTGGGCCCGCGCTCCGCCGCTACCTACTTGCTGTCCTGATGTCCTGAGCGGCCTGCCACGCTGGCCTCGATGTCCGCCAGGTAGAGATCCCTGAGGCGCCCGGTCATGGCGCCGGGGCCGGACTGGTCGCCGATGCGGCGCCCGTCGACCTGCACCACGGGGGTGAGCCCACCGAAAGTTCCCGTGACGAATGCCTCGTCGGCGTCGTACACGTCGGTAAGCGAGAAGTTCTTCTCCAGCGCCGGAATACCCGCGGCACGGCAGATTGCCAGCACCTTGCCGCGCGTGATGCCGTTCATGCAGTACTGGCCGGTGGAGGTCCACACGGCCCCCGCCTTGACCATGAAGAAGTTGGTGGAGTTGCAGGTGCTCACGAAGCCGTGGATGTCGAGCATCAGCGCCTCGTCGCAGCCCGCTTCGAGCGCCTGGACGAGCGCGATCACCTCGTGCAGCTTGCTGTGGCAGTTCAGGCGCGGATCCAGGTAGTCGGGGGAACCGCGGCGCACGGTGGAGGTGAACAACCGGATGCCCGCCGCGCTGGTCCGCGGGTCGGCGCGCTTGTGCTCCGCGATGATCACCACCGTGGGCGCGCCCACGGTGAGACGCGGATCCTGGGCAGGCGTGCGCTTGATCCCGCGGGTGACCATCAGGCGCACGTGCACGCCGCCGGTCATTCGGTTGGCGTCGACCGTCGCCCGCAGCGCCGCCGTCAGCTCGGCGCGGCTCCGTCCGATGTCGAGGCCGATCGCCCGGGCGCCCTGGAACAGCCGGTCGAGATGCTCGTCGAGGTGCACGAGGACGCCACGGTGCAGGCGGATCCCCTCCCACACGCCATCCCCGACCAGGAACCCCGAGTCGAACACCGAAACCTTCGCTTCGGAGCGCGGCACCAGCTCGCCGTTGACGTGGATCAGCACCGTCTCGTTGCGCGGATCGGGAAGTGCGTTGTGCGTTCCGGTCGGCATGCCGCCAGCCTACCGAGCGCGCTGAGGACGCGTCATCCAGTTATCCCCGTTATCCCCCGTTATCCGGCACCATGCTGACGCGGTGCCCGCCCATGTGCTATATTGCTCCCTGTTCACTGCCCGATGGTGTAACGGTAGCACGACAGACTCTGGATCTGTTCGTCGGGGTTCGAATCCCTGTCGGGCAGCTACCCGTCCCGGACGGTCATCTCACTGCTGCGACGCGTTGTAGGTTGTCTTCGAGCGTTGCCGCTCACCACGTACGGCGACCGGCCGGCCGCAGCCCACCCGCCTCCCCGTCCGGGGGCTGTAGTATGTTATGTGCGATGAGCGACGTGGCGGTACGGGAGCAATTGGTCAAGGTCTTACAGGGACGCGGGGCGCACGTGCCGTTCGAGCGGGCGGTGGAGAACGTTCCCGAGGATCTGCGCGGGGTCGTGCCGGAGGGGGCGGAGACGTCGCTGTGGCAGCAACTGGAGCACCTGCGCATCGCGCAGCGGGACATCCTGGAATTCAGCCGCGATCCGGCGCACGTGTCGCCGGAGTGGCCGGACGGCTACTGGCCGGCCACGGCCGGCCCGCCCGGCGGCGCCTGGCAGAACAGCATCGACCGGTTCCTGGCCGACCGCGCGGAGATGGTGGAGCTGGTGTCCGATCCGGAGGCCGACCTGTACACGCCGTTTGCCCACGGCACCGGGCAGACGCTGCTGCGCGAGGCGCTGGTGGTGGCGGATCACAACTCCTACCACGTGGGCCAGATCGTGCTGTTGCGCCGGCTGCTGGGCTGCTGGTGAGCGGCGCCGCGGGAGAGCCATGCCGAGCATAACGGTTCGCGACCTGACCATTCGCTACGACCAGGTGCTGGCGGTGAACAACCTGGCCCTGCACGTGGAAGAGGGGGAATTCATGGTGCTGCTCGGCGCTTCGGGCAGCGGCAAGACCTCCACGTTGCGCGCCATCGCCGGGCTGGAACGGCCTGTGGACGGCGAAATTACGTTCGGCGACCACTGCATGTTCTCGGCGGCGCTGGCGGTGGACGTGCCGCCGGCGCGCCGGGGGGTGGGGATGGTGTTCCAGAACTACGCGCTGTACCCGCACATGACCGCCATGCAGAACGTGGCGTTTCCGCTCAAGACGCAGCGCCTGCCCAGTGAGCGGATTGCCTTGGCGGTGGAGCAGGCGCTGGCGCTGGTCGACCTGACCGGCCTGGAGGAACGCTACCCGCGCCAGCTCTCCGGTGGCCAGCAGCAGCGGGTGGCGCTGGCGCGCATGCTGGTCGGCCGGCCCGAAGTGCTGCTGTTCGACGAGCCGCTGTCCAACGTCGACGCCAAGCTGCGCGTGGCGCTGCGCACCGACCTGAAGCGGCTGCAGCGCCGCATCGGCGCCACCTCCCTGTACGTGACCCACGACGTGTCCGAGGCGTTCGCCATGGCCGACCGCATTGCGGTCATGTTCGACGGGGTGGTCCACCAGATTGGGCGTGCCGACGACCTCTATCACCGTCCCGAGACGCTGCAGGTGGCAGAGATGACCGGCCTGCCGCAATCCAACCTGGTGCCCGCCAGGGTCACGCGCGCGGACGGCGGCGTGCTGCTGGCCGCGGCGGCGGCACCGGACCGCCCGTTCCGGCTGCCCGACCTGAGCGGTGCGTTCAACGGCCAGCGGGTGGTGCTGAACGCGCGCGTCGAGGACCTGGAGATGGTGCCGGCCGGGCGGCAGGGGGACGCGGGCCCCCTGTTCGAGGTATTCGCCGTACTGCCGCAGGGCGCGGCGACCCTGGTTCACCTGCGCTTCGCGGGCCGCCGCGAGGAGCTGGTGGCGCGCGTTGCGGGGGCGGTGTCGCCGTGGCGGCCCGGGCAGCGCGTGCACCTTCGCGTCCGCCGCGGTAACCTGTACGACGCCGCGACCGAGCGGTTGATCGACACGTTCGACGGCGCGGCGCTCGCCGCGTAGCGCCTGCCGAGCCGGCGGGACCGGGCTCAGGTTGTGTCCGGCTCAGTTCGCCGGCGGCGTGGATGATTGCCTGGCGGTCAGTTGCGCGCGGATGTCGTCGAAGCTGATGCCGTAGCGCCGTGCGATGTCGCGCGCGTAGCTCAGGCCGACCGGCGGGCCGGGCCGGATCCGGTAGGTGCGGCGCACCTCGCCGTTGCTGCCGTTGCCGGTGTCGCCGGACTCGATGCCGGCCACCATGCTGACCAGCCGGCTGTCGCCATCCACTTCGCGGTTGATGGCGTCGACCCGCTCGCCCAGTTCGTGCAGGTGGGTGGCGAATACCGCGCGCGCGCCGAGCAGGCGCAGGCCGCGCACCACGTCCTCTGCCAGGTACAGGCTCTCGCTCGGACTGGTGCTGGCCAGCGACTCGTTCATCAGGATCAGGCTGCTCTGGCTGGCAGCGGAGAAGATCGACGCCAAGCGGCGCGCCTCATCGGCCAGCCTCCCACCCTCGGCGTGGCCGGGTTCGTCCACCGGGAAGTGGGTGTCCACCGCGTCCGCCGGGCTGACCGTGGCGGCGGCGGCCGGAGCGTACAGGCCGGCCTGAGCAAGCACCTGCAGCAGGCCGACGGCACGGGTGAAGGTGGTCTTGCCGCCCTGGTTGGGGCCGGTGAGCACCAGGATGCGCCCGCCGGCGGCCATGTCCAGGTCGTTGCCGACGATGGCGCGTGCGTCCGCCTCGCTGCCGCCGAGGGCCAGGTTGACGTTGTACAGCCCGGTCACCTGCAGGTGCCGTTCGCCGGCGGCGGCCAAACGCGGCCGGCACACCGGCAGGCCGCGCGCCTGCAGCGCGCGAAACAGTTCCGCGGCGCCCAGGTAGAACGCGATCTCCCGTTCCAGTGACAGCAGGTCCTGCACCTGCAGGCGGACGTACTGGCCGAGCGCCTTGGCGAGCGGGCGCGCCACGGCGCCGAGAATCCGGTCCAGGTCGCCGAGCAGACTGCCCATGGCCGCCACCCGCTTGATGCTGGCGACCGGCTGATACGGGCTGGCCGTACCGAAGATGCGGCTCAGCAACGGGCGCTCGGCGAACTTCTCGTCGTGCACTGCCAGCAGCGTGGCCTCGGACGGTCGCAACTGGTCGTCCAGGTTGATGCCGATGCTGACGCTGGCGCGCCGCTTGAGGCCGCCGCGCAACGCCGGCAGCTCCTTGACCAGTCGCTGGTAGACCGGGTCCTCGCGCCGCTGCTTCACGAACGCCAGCATGGCCTGCATACCGGGCGACTTCAGGTCGGACAGCGCGGCGGCGTCGGCCAGCCGCTGCAGGCAGGACACGTAGGTTTCCAGCTCGCCCAGCCGCCACACCGCCTGCTGCAGCGGCGCACTCTGTTCCTTGCGCGTGGTACGGAAGTAGGCCAGTTCGCGCAGCATCGGGCGCACTTCCCGCAACACGGCGCACAGTTCGTCCGAGCCCAGCAGGTCGGCGAGGATGCTCTGCCGGTAGCCGATGGTTCCCACGTCCTGGCACAACTCGTACAGGAACTCTTCCGGCAGCCCGAACCGCTCGCGCACCGCCGCGATCCCAACGTCCTCGGCGGCCTGACGCGAGAGCCGAGCACCGCTCGGCGCGTGCGCAGCATCGGGATAACACAGGCTTACGCCGGGATGCCCGTGGGCGGAACCTGGCTGCGCACCGGCCCTCATCGTGTTCCGGTCATCGCGTGACCGTGCCTCCTCCTTGACGTTGCTTGACGTTGCCTGATGTGGTGAGAGGTTCCATCGCGACTAATGCTAACCACTGGCCGCATGCTCCCGCAACGCCCTCGCGAGTGGCCGCGGTGCTGGCTCCGCGGCTCGGATCACTGCGATCCACGTCGAACAGCTCTGCCGCGCGTACTGCGCGCAGGCGGCCCGGCATCGCGGGTTGTCCACCTCGGCAGGGCGTTCAGAGCGCGAGCACAAGCCGGAGCCCAGCCTCCACTTCGGCGAGGTGCCTTGGCCTCAGTGTTCCCGCCTGTTCCACCAGTCGCGCGCGATCGAGGCAAGTCAATTGGGACACGACGACCACCGAGTCTCTGGGCAACAACGACTCGGCCGCGTCCAGATGCACGTTGCCGGGCGCGTCGGCCAGCCTCCGATTGGTGGTGAACGGCACGCACAGCACGGACCCGATTCCACTGCGATTGAAACTGTCTGCCTGAACGATCAGGAGCGGACGCCGAAAGCCCGGTTCGCTGCCGAAAGGGACGCCGAGATCCGCCCACCAGATCTCACCACGAGTCATCGCGAGTCAGGTTCCGCAGGCTCTCAAGCCCCGCGGCCATGTCGTCCTGCGACTGCCGGGCGGGTAGATCGCCATACACGGCGTTGAGGCGTTCGGTCACTGCCTGCTGGCGGTGGTTGACGAGGAACTGCTCGAGCGCGATGGCGAACAGCCGGCTACGCGGAATCCCCAATTCACCGGCTACCTCATCTGCCTTTCTAAACAGGTGTTCCGGCAGCGATACAGCCGTCTTCATCGCCTGTGAGTATGACCGAGGTATGACTCCCGGTCAACAGGCCGACGAGACTGGAGAATGGGCTTGATAACGCGGGCCGGGCGGCGCAGAATGAGGCGTCATGGGACAGTCCACCTTCACGGTCGACGGCGCGGCACCGTTCGTGTTCGACGACAACTGGGACAACTTCGGCAACCTGCGCCCGGAGGCGCGCCGGTTGAGCGCCACCAACGCCGACGGCGTGCCCGTCGTTGCCCTCACCGAGGAGCAGAAGTTCACCTTCGACACCCAGGGCTGGTTGTGCATCCCCGGTGTGCTCGACGAGGCGGAGTTGGAGGAGATGCGCGCCTTCTGCTATCGGCTCAAGGATCGGCCCGAGTCGCTGCCGGAACACCAGCGCACGCCGGTCGCCGGGCCGCTCGAGAAGCTGCTCGATCACCCGGTGGTGGTCGGATTCTGCAACGAGTTCCTGGCCTACCATCGCCTCGACGGGGAGGACCACTACGGGTTCCGCTTCGAGACCAGCTTCCTGTTCTACCGCGGGGTGGGGCAGGGCACGTTCAGCCCGCACAACGGCAACGGCGTGTGGCGGCTGCCGGGTAACTCGCACGAGTACCGCGCCATTCCGGGCAAGGCGTACTCGGGGCTGACGCGCTGCGTCTGGGAACTCAATGCGGTGCAGGAGCGGGACGGCGGTACGCTGTTCGTGTCCGGCAGTCACAAGGCGGCGTACACGCTGCCGCCGTCGATCTACGACCAGGACTCGCCGCTGTGGAGCACCTACTCCTGTCCGGCCGGCTCGGTGATCTTGTTCAGCGAGGCGACCACTCACAGCGCCCGTCCGTGGACCAACGCGGAGGTGCCGCGCCTGGCGATCTTCAACCAGTACAACGGCATCGGCAGCCGCTTTCACTGGTGGCAGCCGCCGCCCGAGCTGCTCGACGCCATGCCTCGGAAGCGCCGGTCCCTGTTCCGCCACGCCTACGGCGAAGCGGCCAACACGGGCCTGGGCACGCGCAACCTGTTCGATCGGGCTCTGGGCTGAGGAGATGACCATGACTGAAGCAGTTTCGCTCAACCAACGAGCCGCGAGCGGCGCTTGGCTCGACTATCGCCTGACCCCTGCCGAGGGCGAGACGTTCGGACGCGACGGCTACATGATTCTGGACGCAGTGCTGCCGGAAGCGGTGACCGACGGACTGGAGGAGGCGTTCGACAAGGTATGGGCCGGCGAGCGCGGCGCGCGCGGGGTTACCGAACTGGACAAAATCAACATGTTCGACTTCCTCGGCAAGGACGACCGGTTCCTGGACCTGGTCGACTGGCCGGCCAGCTTTCCGAAGGTGGTGGATATTCTGGGTTGGAATATCCAGATCTACCACACCCACATGATGGTGAGTCCGGGGGCGGGGCAGGGAGCGCCGCCGGGTACCCGCGGTTGGCACCAGGACAGCGACCGGCTCAACGCGGAGCTGGAATCGCACCCGAGGCCGCGGGTGTCGCTGAAGGTCGCGTTCTTCCTGACCGATTGCAGCGTGAAGGGGCGCGGCAATTTCGGCGCCGTGCCGGGCAGCCACCTCAAGGATGCGCTGGTGGACCGCGACCATCGCGACGTCGATCCTCCAGGCGCCACCGAGGTGCTGGTGCCGCGCGGCGGCATCGTGCTGTTCGACCGGCGCATCTGGCACACCGGCACCGAGAACTACGCCGACTTTCCGCGCAAGGTGCTGTTCTACGGGTACAGCTACCGCTGGCTGCGTCCGCGCGACGACATGACCGTGGAGCACTACCTGGAGCGCAGTGACCCGATCCGGCGGCAGTTGCTCGGCACCAGCCCGAGCGGCGGCCACGGCTACACTTCTCCGAAGCCGGGCGACGTGCCGCTGCGCGACTGGCTGGAAGTGAATCCCGCGGATCCCGCCGCCGCCAGCGCCGCCGGCGCACCGGCGGCGTAGGAGTCTGTCGATTGCGCCGGGTTCCTGAACGCGCGGGATCGGGTCGGTTGCTCGCCCCGCGGGCTTGCGGCGGTACCGATGTGCGTCGTGGTCGGGGTTCCGGGCTGGGCGCCGGGGGATTGGCTCGC
This window harbors:
- a CDS encoding phytanoyl-CoA dioxygenase family protein; this encodes MGQSTFTVDGAAPFVFDDNWDNFGNLRPEARRLSATNADGVPVVALTEEQKFTFDTQGWLCIPGVLDEAELEEMRAFCYRLKDRPESLPEHQRTPVAGPLEKLLDHPVVVGFCNEFLAYHRLDGEDHYGFRFETSFLFYRGVGQGTFSPHNGNGVWRLPGNSHEYRAIPGKAYSGLTRCVWELNAVQERDGGTLFVSGSHKAAYTLPPSIYDQDSPLWSTYSCPAGSVILFSEATTHSARPWTNAEVPRLAIFNQYNGIGSRFHWWQPPPELLDAMPRKRRSLFRHAYGEAANTGLGTRNLFDRALG
- a CDS encoding phytanoyl-CoA dioxygenase family protein codes for the protein MTEAVSLNQRAASGAWLDYRLTPAEGETFGRDGYMILDAVLPEAVTDGLEEAFDKVWAGERGARGVTELDKINMFDFLGKDDRFLDLVDWPASFPKVVDILGWNIQIYHTHMMVSPGAGQGAPPGTRGWHQDSDRLNAELESHPRPRVSLKVAFFLTDCSVKGRGNFGAVPGSHLKDALVDRDHRDVDPPGATEVLVPRGGIVLFDRRIWHTGTENYADFPRKVLFYGYSYRWLRPRDDMTVEHYLERSDPIRRQLLGTSPSGGHGYTSPKPGDVPLRDWLEVNPADPAAASAAGAPAA
- a CDS encoding DinB family protein, producing MSDVAVREQLVKVLQGRGAHVPFERAVENVPEDLRGVVPEGAETSLWQQLEHLRIAQRDILEFSRDPAHVSPEWPDGYWPATAGPPGGAWQNSIDRFLADRAEMVELVSDPEADLYTPFAHGTGQTLLREALVVADHNSYHVGQIVLLRRLLGCW
- a CDS encoding ChpI protein codes for the protein MKTAVSLPEHLFRKADEVAGELGIPRSRLFAIALEQFLVNHRQQAVTERLNAVYGDLPARQSQDDMAAGLESLRNLTRDDSW
- a CDS encoding aminotransferase class IV, whose protein sequence is MPTGTHNALPDPRNETVLIHVNGELVPRSEAKVSVFDSGFLVGDGVWEGIRLHRGVLVHLDEHLDRLFQGARAIGLDIGRSRAELTAALRATVDANRMTGGVHVRLMVTRGIKRTPAQDPRLTVGAPTVVIIAEHKRADPRTSAAGIRLFTSTVRRGSPDYLDPRLNCHSKLHEVIALVQALEAGCDEALMLDIHGFVSTCNSTNFFMVKAGAVWTSTGQYCMNGITRGKVLAICRAAGIPALEKNFSLTDVYDADEAFVTGTFGGLTPVVQVDGRRIGDQSGPGAMTGRLRDLYLADIEASVAGRSGHQDSK
- a CDS encoding ABC transporter ATP-binding protein is translated as MPSITVRDLTIRYDQVLAVNNLALHVEEGEFMVLLGASGSGKTSTLRAIAGLERPVDGEITFGDHCMFSAALAVDVPPARRGVGMVFQNYALYPHMTAMQNVAFPLKTQRLPSERIALAVEQALALVDLTGLEERYPRQLSGGQQQRVALARMLVGRPEVLLFDEPLSNVDAKLRVALRTDLKRLQRRIGATSLYVTHDVSEAFAMADRIAVMFDGVVHQIGRADDLYHRPETLQVAEMTGLPQSNLVPARVTRADGGVLLAAAAAPDRPFRLPDLSGAFNGQRVVLNARVEDLEMVPAGRQGDAGPLFEVFAVLPQGAATLVHLRFAGRREELVARVAGAVSPWRPGQRVHLRVRRGNLYDAATERLIDTFDGAALAA
- a CDS encoding type II toxin-antitoxin system PemK/MazF family toxin, yielding MTRGEIWWADLGVPFGSEPGFRRPLLIVQADSFNRSGIGSVLCVPFTTNRRLADAPGNVHLDAAESLLPRDSVVVVSQLTCLDRARLVEQAGTLRPRHLAEVEAGLRLVLAL
- a CDS encoding PIG-L family deacetylase, with the translated sequence MSDTQRTPMTILACFPHADDEMSVLGTILNHLARGDRVVLAWATRGEMTSLFGDKPMDEIVVERKRHTDEVARIIGCEIRQLAFPDAHIGRSHEEGLELARLVADVRPDAIVTWNFLRGHPDHRNLGQLMQDAVTYARLPRMVAPLPAHRPQQLAFFTYFDDASPFPPFYVDITPHMDKIQEVMELYATVYNWENAADNLRKRRAAVGRECGVEYAEKFNVMVGPRSAATYLLS